A section of the Clostridium felsineum DSM 794 genome encodes:
- a CDS encoding M24 family metallopeptidase translates to MFNQRIKNLRKAMVNKGIDGVLLVSDPNRNYMSGFTGDESFSIITLDKAIFITDSRFTEQARQQVSKDYEVVQYGGNFSSFLGDMVEKLKIKRIGFEEDTISVSTYNGYKKNVKAELVPLEGMVEDLRIIKDEKEIASIKKAAAIADKAFSHMLQFIKKGMTEREVGLELEFTMKKLGARDLSFPSIVASGERSCLPHGQATEKVIEDGDFLTLDFGCIFEDYCSDMTRTIVIGKPTDKMKEIYNVVLEANKEAIKVIKSGITGREVDKVARDLIASHGYGENFGHGLGHGVGRQIHEAPRVSPASETVLKSGMIVTDEPGIYIPGFGGVRIEDLIVVKDDGCEVISSSPKELICL, encoded by the coding sequence ATGTTTAATCAAAGAATAAAAAATTTAAGAAAAGCAATGGTTAACAAAGGAATAGATGGTGTTTTGCTTGTAAGTGATCCTAATAGAAATTACATGAGTGGTTTTACTGGAGATGAAAGCTTCTCCATAATAACTTTAGATAAAGCCATTTTTATAACTGATTCAAGATTTACTGAACAAGCAAGACAGCAAGTAAGTAAAGATTACGAAGTTGTACAATATGGTGGCAATTTTTCATCTTTTTTAGGAGATATGGTAGAAAAGTTAAAAATAAAAAGAATAGGTTTTGAAGAAGATACTATATCAGTTTCAACTTATAATGGATATAAGAAAAATGTTAAAGCAGAGCTTGTTCCATTAGAAGGTATGGTTGAAGATCTAAGAATAATTAAGGATGAAAAGGAGATTGCTTCTATAAAGAAAGCGGCAGCTATAGCTGATAAAGCTTTTAGTCATATGCTTCAATTTATAAAAAAAGGTATGACAGAAAGAGAAGTTGGATTAGAGCTTGAATTTACAATGAAAAAGCTTGGAGCAAGAGATTTATCCTTTCCATCTATAGTAGCTAGTGGAGAGAGGTCTTGTTTACCTCATGGGCAAGCTACAGAAAAAGTTATTGAAGATGGAGATTTTTTAACCTTGGATTTTGGCTGTATTTTTGAGGACTACTGTTCAGATATGACTAGAACCATAGTTATAGGAAAACCAACAGATAAGATGAAGGAAATATATAATGTAGTTCTAGAAGCTAATAAAGAGGCTATAAAAGTTATAAAGAGCGGAATTACAGGCAGAGAAGTTGATAAAGTTGCTAGAGATTTGATAGCTTCTCATGGATATGGAGAAAATTTTGGGCATGGTCTAGGACATGGAGTTGGAAGACAAATACATGAAGCACCTAGAGTTAGTCCTGCATCTGAAACAGTTCTAAAATCTGGTATGATAGTTACAGATGAACCTGGTATATACATTCCTGGTTTTGGAGGAGTTAGAATAGAGGATTTAATAGTTGTTAAAGATGATGGGTGTGAGGTCATATCTTCATCACCTAAAGAATTAATATGTTTGTAA